The Lepisosteus oculatus isolate fLepOcu1 chromosome 4, fLepOcu1.hap2, whole genome shotgun sequence genome window below encodes:
- the cdhr1a gene encoding cadherin-related family member 1a isoform X2, whose amino-acid sequence MRSVKKTYISLFLTLVHVCLVQADYAPYFFDNGPSSDTGNMALFSLSEDTPVGTQIYILNGTDPEQDLVTFGLAFEAGSKEYFKVDPKSGNVTLIEELDREKEDEIEVLVSISDGLNKVVEKVRVLVTDANDESPEFGNMSFIVNVPEDTPSGGSIFKVQAVDKDTGSGGSVTYYLQNSRMTKFAIDRHSGVLRIKPGEALDYEKSRTHFITVVAKDGGGKYKGKYQVLSSSATVTINVIDVQDTPPSFVGTPYYAYVYEDTVLGSEIFTVVAHDGDRGNPNAIHYSIINGSDGFFAINNTSGSISLLDYPVHLKKEVYELRIQASEVSEEGNVVAHVTSTVTIRVVDLNNHPPTFYGENGPQSTFELTMYEHPPEGEILRGLKITVNDSDQGANAKFNLRLVGPGRVLRVVPQTVLNEAQVTIIVENSAAIDYEKYQSLTFKLLAVEIDTPEKFSSTADIVIHLLDTNDNIPKFSSDYYIARIPENSPGGSNVVSVTATDPDSGLWGEVKYSIYGTGSDLFLIHPTTGIIYTQPWATLDAEEKSKYNFYVKAEDTEGKYSLAEVFVTILDMNDHPPEFNENFLEKTMVIGAPVKIEAIDDDAEEPNNVIEYSITQGDPDNIFDINTETGEIKLKSYIKSMDIVQNITKQRDCKWSVVVQAKDRGSPSFSTTAVVKIDITEAIKSRVFTYILGLRKRPWIVFGICMSTVILSISLTVLISSIMYWKSVKRSRVHPQGKIRKIIRRPYP is encoded by the exons ATGAGGAGTGTAAAGAAGACATACATTTCACTCTTTCTCACCTTGGTGCATGTTTGTCTAG TACAAGCGGACTATGCTCCTTATTTTTTTGACAATGGACCCAGCAGTGACACGGGCAACATGGCTTTATTCAGCCTTTCTGAGGACACGCCCGTTG GGACCCAAATATATATTCTCAATGGGACAGATCCAGAACAGGACCTGGTAACATTTGGTTTGGCTTTTGAAGCAGGATCAAAAGAGTACTTTAAAGTGGATCCGAAATCTGGAAATGTAACTCTGATTGAAGAACTTGACAGAGAA AAAGAAGATGAAATTGAAGTTCTTGTTAGTATTTCTGATGGCCTTAATAAA GTGGTTGAAAAGGTGCGGGTGTTGGTAACCGATGCCAATGATGAAAGCCCAGAGTTTGGAAACATGTCTTTTATTGTAAATGTCCCAGAG GACACACCCTCAGGTGGCAGTATTTTTAAAGTACAGGCTGTGGATAAAGACACTGGTTCAGGTGGCAGTGTCACCTATTACCTTCAG aactcCCGGATGACCAAGTTTGCCATAGACAGGCACAGCGGGGTCCTTCGCATTAAACCTGGAGAAGCTCTTGATTACGAGAAGTCAAGGACACATTTCATCACGGTTGTAGCAAAG GATGGTGGCGGAAAATACAAGGgaaaataccaggtgctgtCATCTTCAGCCACAGTGACCATCAATGTGATAGATGTTCAGGACACCCCTCCTTCCTTTGTTGGCACGCCCTATTATGCATATGTTTATGAAGACACCGTACTG GGatctgaaatatttactgttgttGCCCATGATGGAGACAGAGGGAACCCTAATGCTATCCATTATTCCATCATAAATG GAAGTGATGGTTTTTTTGCCATAAACAATACAAGTGGATCAATCAGTCTTCTTGACTATCCTGTCCATCTTAAAAAGGAGGTGTATGAACTTAGAATCCAG GCCTCAGAAGTAAGTGAAGAGGGCAATGTGGTGGCCCACGTGACTTCGACTGTGACAATCCGAGTTGTGGACCTCAACAACCATCCTCCTACATTCTATGGCGAAAATGGACCTCAGAGTACATTCGAACTGACAATGTACGAACACCCTCCAGAGGGCGAGATTCTGCGAGGATTGAAGATAACAGTCAATGACTCCGATCAG GGAGCCAATGCAAAGTTCAACCTGAGGCTGGTGGGCCCGGGTCGCGTGCTCAGAGTGGTCCCTCAGACGGTGCTGAATGAAGCACAGGTGACCATCATTGTGGAAAACTCTGCTGCAATAGACTATGAAAAGTACCAGTCCTTAACATTCAAG CTCCTTGCTGTTGAAATCGACACACCTGAGAAATTCAGCTCAACTGCTGACATTGTGATTCATCTCCTGGATACTAATGATAATATTCCCAAATTCTCTTCGGACTACTACATCGCCAGAATCCCAGAAAACTCCCCTGGAGGCTCCAACGTGGTCTCTGTAACG GCAACAGATCCAGATTCTGGTCTTTGGGGTGAGGTCAAGTACTCTATCTATGGAACGGGCTCAGATTT GTTCCTCATTCATCCCACGACGGGAATCATCTACACTCAGCCATGGGCTACTCTCGACGCAGAGGAGAAATCAAAGTACAACTTCTATGTGAAGGCGGAGGACACTGAGGGCAAGTACAGCCTGGCTGAGGTCTTCGTTACCATCCTGGATATGAATGACCACCCCCCCGAATTCAACGAAAACTTTCTTGAAAAGACTATGGTCATCGGTGCACCCGTGAAAATAGAG GCAATAGACGATGATGCGGAGGAGCCCAATAATGTGATTGAGTATTCCATCACGCAAGGAGATCCAGATAATATTTTTGACATAAACACAGAGACTGGGGAGATCAAGCTTAAGTCTTACATTAAGTCAATGGACATAGTGCAGAACATCACGAAGCAGAGGGACTGCAAATGGTCAGTGGTGGTCCAGGCTAAAGACAGAGGCTCCCCTTCTTTCAGCACCACTGCAGTGGTGAAAATCGACATCACTGAAGCG ATCAAATCCAGGGTATTTACATACATCTTGGGCCTCAGGAAGCGTCCATGGATTGTGTTTGGGATTTGCATGAGCACTGTCATCTTGAGCATTTCATTAACAGTCCTCATTTCATCAATCATGTACTGGAAATCCGTGAAAAGATCTCGGGTCCACCCACAGGGCAAGATCAGaaagattattaggaggccctaTCCCTaa